A single Streptomyces sp. Edi2 DNA region contains:
- a CDS encoding M28 family peptidase has protein sequence MVLRRLAVAGVSLAATLQAAVLALAPTAAATSQTAPPPHPPGAATAAADRAAPGGPATPAEGPVAGRTRAADAPDIDVTKVQAHLAELNAIATRNGGTRKSSGQGYRDSVAYAKAKLQAAGYTVTEQPCTSGCATGAGPNLIAEWPQGDATKVYMFGSHLDSVGAGPGINDNGSGSAALLETALTLAQQHPAMASRVRFGWWTDEEQGLNGSDFYVNSLSSAERSKIKTYYNFDMIASLNGGYFINHVTSAAAQPMKAYWDSLGLQPEENTEGAGRSDDYSFEQAGIPTSGYAMGASARKTSAQAAKWGGTANRAYDSCYHQSCDTTSNINTTGLNRSVDGIAATLWKVAVADTTPANDFSLTAGPATGSVDPGASATSTLSTTTTGGSPQTVALSASGAPAGVTVSFSPASVTSGGSSTMTLATTSSAAPGTYPLTVTGTGSVTHSTPYTLTIKGAGGCTAQQLIANGGFENGTTPWTGDTGAIGAQAGQSAHSGSRFAWLGGYGSSATDTLNQSVTVPAGCGKATLTYWLHIDTDETDRVAYDTFKVKAGSTTLTTLSNTAAAGGYTQRTLDLTPYIGQRITLTFTATEDSSLQTSFVIDDATLQTG, from the coding sequence ATGGTGTTACGAAGACTCGCGGTGGCCGGCGTCTCCCTCGCCGCCACCCTCCAAGCCGCCGTGCTGGCCCTCGCCCCCACCGCAGCGGCCACTTCGCAGACCGCCCCGCCGCCTCACCCGCCGGGCGCCGCGACAGCAGCCGCCGACCGGGCCGCGCCGGGCGGACCCGCCACGCCCGCCGAAGGCCCCGTCGCCGGCCGCACCCGGGCCGCCGACGCCCCCGACATCGATGTGACCAAGGTCCAGGCCCATCTGGCCGAGCTGAACGCCATCGCCACCCGCAACGGCGGCACCCGCAAATCCAGCGGCCAGGGCTACCGGGACTCGGTCGCCTATGCCAAGGCCAAGCTCCAGGCGGCCGGATACACCGTCACCGAGCAGCCCTGCACCTCCGGCTGCGCCACCGGGGCCGGCCCCAACCTGATCGCCGAATGGCCCCAGGGCGACGCCACCAAGGTGTACATGTTCGGCTCCCACCTCGACAGCGTCGGGGCAGGTCCCGGCATCAACGACAACGGCTCCGGCTCCGCCGCGCTGCTGGAGACGGCACTCACCCTCGCGCAGCAGCACCCCGCCATGGCGTCCCGCGTCCGGTTCGGCTGGTGGACGGACGAGGAACAGGGCCTCAATGGCTCCGACTTCTACGTCAACTCCCTCTCCTCCGCCGAGCGGTCGAAGATCAAGACGTACTACAACTTCGACATGATCGCCTCGCTCAACGGCGGCTACTTCATCAACCACGTGACCTCAGCGGCCGCCCAGCCGATGAAGGCCTACTGGGACTCCCTGGGCCTGCAGCCCGAGGAGAACACCGAGGGCGCAGGACGCTCCGACGACTACTCCTTCGAGCAGGCGGGCATCCCCACCTCCGGATATGCGATGGGCGCCAGTGCCCGGAAGACCTCCGCGCAGGCGGCCAAGTGGGGCGGCACCGCGAACCGTGCCTACGACTCCTGCTACCACCAGTCCTGCGACACCACCAGCAACATCAACACCACCGGACTGAACCGAAGCGTCGATGGCATCGCCGCCACCCTGTGGAAGGTCGCCGTCGCCGACACCACCCCGGCGAACGACTTCTCCCTGACCGCCGGCCCCGCCACCGGCAGCGTCGATCCCGGCGCCTCGGCCACCAGCACCCTCTCCACGACCACCACCGGCGGGTCCCCGCAGACGGTGGCCCTGTCGGCCTCGGGCGCTCCGGCCGGGGTGACCGTCTCCTTCAGCCCCGCCTCGGTGACCTCCGGCGGCAGCTCCACCATGACCCTCGCCACGACGTCGAGCGCGGCGCCCGGCACCTACCCCCTCACCGTCACCGGCACCGGGTCCGTCACCCACAGCACGCCCTACACCCTGACGATCAAGGGCGCCGGAGGCTGCACCGCCCAACAGCTGATCGCCAACGGCGGCTTCGAGAACGGCACCACACCCTGGACCGGCGACACCGGGGCGATCGGCGCCCAAGCCGGCCAGTCCGCCCACAGCGGCAGCAGGTTCGCCTGGCTCGGCGGCTACGGCTCCTCCGCCACCGACACCCTCAACCAGTCGGTGACGGTGCCCGCCGGCTGCGGCAAGGCGACCTTGACCTACTGGCTGCACATCGACACCGATGAGACCGACCGGGTCGCCTACGACACCTTCAAGGTCAAGGCGGGCAGCACCACCTTGACGACCCTCTCCAACACCGCGGCAGCGGGCGGCTACACCCAGCGGACCCTGGATCTGACCCCCTACATCGGACAGCGGATCACCCTGACCTTCACCGCCACCGAGGACTCCAGCCTGCAGACCAGCTTCGTCATCGACGACGCGACCCTGCAGACCGGCTGA
- a CDS encoding DUF1206 domain-containing protein yields the protein MPSTLAVPHFGRRTAHRAARSPAVRAAARGGFAARGVIYLLVGVLALRIAFGDPGEQADRGGALAEIAARPFGSVLIWALGLGLAGMALWRLSEAAFGAAGPDGHKAGTRLLSLVRCVFYGVVSFSVLSFAAGKKGSGSGASDQQSRDATAKALELPGGPWLVAAAGVGIAVAGVWIAVRAVLRTFHKHLDRSGMSRTARRGIDVLGVSGGIARGGVFALAGTYVVKAAVTYDPGRAKGMDDTLRSFAHTPAGPWLLAAIAAGLALFGAFSCAMARWRDV from the coding sequence ATGCCATCGACTCTTGCGGTACCGCACTTCGGACGACGCACCGCTCACCGCGCCGCGCGCAGCCCGGCAGTGCGGGCCGCGGCACGCGGTGGGTTCGCGGCCCGGGGCGTGATCTACCTCCTCGTGGGGGTGCTGGCGCTGCGGATTGCCTTCGGCGACCCCGGTGAGCAGGCCGACCGGGGCGGGGCGCTGGCGGAGATCGCCGCCCGGCCGTTCGGCAGCGTGCTGATATGGGCGCTCGGTCTGGGACTGGCCGGGATGGCGCTGTGGCGCCTGTCCGAAGCGGCGTTCGGTGCGGCAGGACCCGACGGGCACAAGGCCGGAACGCGACTGCTGTCGCTCGTGCGTTGCGTCTTCTACGGCGTGGTCTCCTTCTCCGTGCTGTCCTTCGCGGCGGGGAAGAAGGGCAGCGGAAGCGGGGCGAGCGACCAGCAGTCCCGGGACGCCACGGCCAAGGCTCTGGAGCTGCCCGGCGGTCCCTGGCTGGTGGCCGCCGCGGGGGTGGGCATTGCCGTGGCAGGAGTCTGGATCGCGGTGCGGGCCGTCCTGCGCACCTTCCACAAGCACCTCGACAGGAGCGGCATGTCACGGACTGCCCGGCGCGGTATCGATGTGCTCGGCGTCTCGGGTGGCATCGCCCGCGGTGGAGTGTTCGCGCTGGCCGGCACCTACGTCGTCAAGGCCGCGGTCACCTACGACCCCGGCCGCGCCAAAGGCATGGACGATACGCTCCGTTCGTTCGCCCATACCCCGGCCGGTCCCTGGCTGCTGGCCGCGATCGCCGCGGGCCTGGCACTGTTCGGCGCCTTCTCGTGCGCGATGGCCCGCTGGCGTGACGTCTGA
- a CDS encoding PP2C family protein-serine/threonine phosphatase, with the protein MLGDLITASHVITLEQVPDLVVKHAARVGWPGVLIYLADLQQEVLCLLAGQGPGAGGGPEAPPDVVRVEGTLAGRAFQTGSIVGSPTPEAEQWWVPLLDGTERLGVLRASGPPGTEMDSQAAQDLRNLAGLIALMIVSKRGASDTYARLVRRRRMNVAAEMEWRIMPPRTFATDRVLVSAVMEPAYEVSGDVFDYAIAGETVHLALFDAMGHDTAAGLTANLAVAASRNRRRQSPGILQIAEAVEHALVEQFGCSRYATGILAELNTATGLLTWTSVGHPTPVIIRKGRTVLSLTCPPAPPMGTDLGLPPTVVREQLEPGDRLLLYTDGITEARNHTGQEFGLAGFTDFLIQHHADGLPVPETLRRLIRRHLAYHDGRLDDDATVLLLEWNGPTPYRPARVEALAGLPEHTTEDPPLATPWSTPSRDVL; encoded by the coding sequence ATGCTCGGTGACCTGATCACCGCCAGTCACGTGATCACGCTGGAGCAGGTGCCGGACCTGGTCGTCAAGCACGCGGCCCGGGTCGGCTGGCCGGGGGTGCTGATCTACCTGGCCGATCTGCAGCAGGAAGTGCTGTGTCTGCTGGCCGGTCAGGGGCCCGGCGCCGGCGGCGGCCCAGAGGCGCCGCCGGACGTGGTGCGGGTGGAGGGCACCCTCGCCGGGCGGGCGTTTCAGACCGGGAGCATCGTCGGGAGCCCCACCCCCGAGGCCGAGCAGTGGTGGGTCCCGTTGCTCGACGGCACCGAGCGACTGGGCGTGCTGCGCGCCTCCGGCCCTCCGGGCACGGAGATGGACTCGCAGGCGGCCCAGGATCTGCGCAACCTTGCCGGGCTGATTGCGCTGATGATCGTCAGCAAACGGGGAGCGAGCGACACCTATGCCCGGCTGGTGCGGCGCCGGAGGATGAATGTGGCCGCGGAGATGGAGTGGCGCATCATGCCGCCGCGGACCTTCGCCACCGACCGGGTGCTGGTCAGTGCGGTGATGGAGCCGGCCTATGAGGTCAGTGGCGATGTCTTCGACTACGCCATCGCCGGGGAGACCGTGCACCTGGCGCTCTTCGACGCCATGGGCCACGACACGGCCGCCGGGCTGACCGCGAACCTCGCGGTCGCCGCCAGCCGCAACCGGCGCCGGCAGAGCCCCGGAATCCTGCAGATCGCCGAAGCCGTGGAACACGCACTGGTGGAACAGTTCGGCTGCAGCCGCTACGCCACCGGCATTCTGGCCGAGCTGAACACCGCCACCGGGCTGCTCACCTGGACCAGCGTCGGGCACCCTACGCCGGTCATCATCCGCAAGGGACGCACCGTACTGAGCCTGACCTGCCCGCCCGCCCCTCCCATGGGCACCGATCTGGGCCTGCCGCCCACCGTGGTCCGGGAACAGCTGGAGCCCGGCGACCGCCTGCTGCTCTACACCGACGGCATCACCGAAGCCCGTAACCACACAGGCCAGGAATTCGGCCTGGCGGGCTTCACCGACTTCCTCATCCAGCACCACGCCGACGGGCTGCCCGTTCCGGAGACCCTGCGGCGTCTGATAAGGCGTCATTTGGCCTACCACGACGGCCGGCTCGACGACGATGCCACGGTCCTGCTGCTGGAGTGGAACGGCCCCACCCCCTACCGCCCCGCGCGGGTCGAAGCCCTCGCCGGGCTCCCGGAGCACACCACCGAAGACCCGCCCCTGGCCACCCCCTGGAGCACACCCAGCAGAGACGTCCTGTGA
- a CDS encoding virginiamycin B lyase yields MSRRAVSFEEIPVSDASSGPYALTTGPDGALWCTLVHAGQIARLAPDGKLDRYPLDSAACGPSLITSGPDGALWFTRSQDHRIGRITVDGKATSFPLPGPGSGPFGIVAAGDGALWFTQLHTDRIGRIDTDGRVTEFPLHLRGAFPSAITTGPDDAVWFTLNQADAIGRLGFEGDLTVHRLPTENAAPVGITCGADGALWFVEIGAGRIGRITTQGRIDEFPLPDAASRPHAIVAGPAGDCWFTEWGANRIGSITADGHIEEYDLPSPASEPHGLAFGADGALYVALEIGAIARVAL; encoded by the coding sequence ATGTCCCGCCGCGCCGTTTCGTTCGAGGAGATTCCCGTCTCCGACGCCAGCTCAGGCCCCTACGCCCTCACCACGGGCCCCGACGGCGCGCTGTGGTGCACGTTGGTCCACGCCGGGCAGATCGCCCGTCTGGCACCGGACGGGAAGCTCGACCGCTATCCGCTCGACTCCGCCGCCTGCGGTCCCTCTCTCATCACCTCGGGGCCCGACGGGGCGTTGTGGTTCACCCGTAGTCAGGACCATCGGATCGGACGGATCACCGTGGACGGGAAGGCAACCTCGTTCCCCCTCCCGGGTCCGGGCAGCGGTCCCTTCGGGATCGTGGCCGCCGGCGACGGAGCCCTGTGGTTCACCCAGCTGCACACCGACCGCATCGGGCGTATCGACACGGACGGCCGGGTGACGGAGTTCCCGCTGCACCTGCGCGGCGCCTTCCCCTCAGCCATCACGACCGGCCCCGATGACGCCGTGTGGTTCACCCTCAACCAGGCGGACGCGATCGGTCGCCTCGGTTTCGAGGGCGACCTCACCGTCCACCGGCTTCCGACCGAGAACGCCGCGCCGGTCGGCATCACCTGCGGCGCGGACGGCGCGCTCTGGTTCGTCGAGATAGGTGCCGGCCGGATCGGCCGTATCACCACGCAGGGTCGGATCGACGAGTTCCCGCTGCCGGACGCGGCGTCCCGGCCCCATGCGATCGTCGCCGGCCCGGCCGGCGACTGCTGGTTCACCGAGTGGGGAGCCAACCGCATCGGGTCCATCACAGCCGACGGCCATATCGAGGAGTACGACCTTCCGAGCCCCGCTTCGGAACCGCACGGCCTGGCCTTCGGAGCTGATGGCGCCCTCTATGTGGCGCTGGAAATCGGAGCGATCGCCCGCGTGGCGCTCTAG
- a CDS encoding TetR/AcrR family transcriptional regulator gives MKENPSSASAPLIWTQPPPSRRRSPLERDDIVRAAVAVADEGGAQALTMTAVAKRLGPYTPMALYRYVLSKDGLIDLMLDGVTAEIPVPEEPGADWRADLHALASESWAMVKRHLWYAQLMPTRPPLGPHLMRRTEFLLRVLVRQGFTVGEAMTYAALLDRHILGSAQQEAEELAMRRRYGLHTPQQLSEAITAARDLAAEGGRHPLLTEWMTAPSGAGMDEQFELSLAFLIDGIATRLPRRSAPAGGGDGATR, from the coding sequence ATGAAGGAGAATCCGAGCAGCGCATCGGCGCCCTTGATCTGGACCCAGCCCCCGCCCTCGCGGCGCCGGAGCCCGCTGGAGCGGGACGACATCGTGCGGGCCGCCGTCGCGGTCGCCGACGAGGGCGGGGCGCAGGCGCTGACGATGACGGCGGTCGCCAAGCGGCTCGGGCCCTACACTCCGATGGCGCTGTACCGCTACGTGCTCAGCAAGGACGGCTTGATCGACCTGATGCTCGACGGCGTCACGGCGGAGATCCCGGTGCCCGAGGAGCCGGGCGCCGACTGGCGCGCGGACCTGCATGCACTGGCCTCGGAGAGCTGGGCGATGGTCAAGCGCCACCTCTGGTACGCCCAGCTCATGCCCACGCGCCCGCCCCTGGGTCCGCACTTGATGCGCCGCACCGAGTTCCTCCTCCGGGTGCTGGTACGGCAGGGCTTCACGGTCGGCGAGGCCATGACCTACGCGGCACTCCTGGACCGGCACATCCTGGGCAGCGCACAACAGGAGGCGGAGGAGCTCGCCATGCGCCGCCGGTACGGACTCCACACGCCACAGCAGCTCAGCGAGGCCATCACGGCCGCCCGCGACCTGGCGGCCGAGGGCGGGCGCCATCCGCTGCTCACGGAGTGGATGACCGCCCCGTCGGGAGCCGGCATGGACGAGCAGTTCGAGCTCAGCCTGGCATTCCTCATCGACGGCATCGCGACGCGGCTGCCGCGGCGGAGCGCACCCGCAGGAGGGGGCGACGGCGCGACGAGGTGA
- a CDS encoding SigB/SigF/SigG family RNA polymerase sigma factor: MSSNSTMNAGTESETTLQECAAPAPTVLPQIQAPLRVAPSDARELSKQFLLRLQELDEGTPEYQYARNTLIEMNLSLVRYVARRFSSRKDSMEDVLQVGTIGLIKAIDRYDPSRDVEFTTLAVPYIQGEIKRFFRDTTWSVRVPRRLQELRIDLARAREELESEGSHEPSVADLAARLELAEDEVAEGLVASNGYDSDSIDRPVQAGGGKQQTTGLVADLIGTEDPALTLAEDIQALKPHLAELDDRERTLLQLRFGEEMTQSEIGAELGLSQMHVSRLLTRVCTTLRRGLLAGT; encoded by the coding sequence ATGAGCAGCAACAGCACCATGAACGCGGGAACGGAGTCGGAGACCACCTTGCAGGAGTGTGCCGCGCCGGCCCCGACGGTGCTGCCGCAGATCCAGGCTCCGCTGCGCGTCGCTCCGTCCGACGCACGGGAGTTGTCCAAGCAGTTCCTGCTGCGGCTGCAGGAACTGGACGAGGGGACCCCGGAGTACCAGTACGCGCGCAACACCCTCATCGAGATGAACCTCTCCCTGGTGCGCTACGTCGCCCGCCGCTTCTCCAGCCGCAAGGACTCCATGGAGGACGTCCTGCAGGTGGGGACCATCGGTCTGATCAAGGCGATCGACCGCTATGACCCTTCCCGCGACGTGGAGTTCACCACGCTGGCCGTCCCGTACATCCAGGGCGAGATCAAGCGGTTCTTCCGCGACACCACCTGGTCGGTGCGCGTACCGCGGCGCCTGCAGGAGCTCCGCATCGACCTCGCCCGCGCCCGGGAGGAGCTGGAGAGCGAGGGCAGCCACGAGCCGTCCGTCGCCGACCTCGCCGCCCGCCTCGAGCTGGCGGAGGACGAGGTGGCGGAAGGGCTCGTGGCCAGTAACGGCTACGACAGCGACTCCATAGACCGGCCCGTCCAAGCCGGCGGCGGCAAGCAGCAGACCACCGGTCTCGTCGCCGACCTCATCGGCACCGAAGACCCCGCCCTCACCCTCGCGGAAGACATCCAGGCCCTCAAGCCGCATCTGGCCGAGCTCGATGACCGCGAACGCACCCTCCTTCAGCTGCGCTTCGGGGAGGAAATGACCCAGTCCGAGATCGGTGCGGAGCTCGGCCTCTCCCAGATGCATGTCTCGCGCCTGCTGACCCGCGTGTGCACCACCCTGCGCAGGGGGCTCCTGGCAGGGACGTGA
- a CDS encoding PPOX class F420-dependent oxidoreductase — translation MSKPPLPDTAAALLSKPNPAVITTLRPDGQPVSTATWYLWDNGRILVNMDEGRKRLEHVRNDPRVSLTVLDESNWYTHLSIIGRVAEFRDDEGLADIDRLAQQYLGKPYPQRDRRRVSAWIEIDRWHGWGSMKDSSQAG, via the coding sequence ATGTCGAAACCACCGCTTCCCGATACCGCAGCCGCCCTGTTGAGCAAGCCGAATCCGGCCGTCATCACGACGCTGAGGCCGGACGGCCAGCCGGTGTCCACGGCCACCTGGTACCTCTGGGACAACGGCCGGATCCTGGTCAACATGGATGAGGGCCGCAAGCGGCTGGAGCATGTCCGCAACGACCCCCGCGTCTCGCTGACCGTGCTGGACGAGAGCAACTGGTACACGCACCTCAGCATCATCGGCCGGGTCGCCGAGTTCCGTGACGACGAAGGGCTCGCCGACATCGACCGGCTGGCGCAGCAGTACCTCGGCAAGCCGTACCCGCAGCGGGACCGCCGCCGGGTCAGCGCCTGGATCGAGATCGACCGCTGGCACGGCTGGGGCAGCATGAAGGACAGCAGCCAGGCGGGCTGA